The following are encoded together in the Natronolimnobius sp. AArcel1 genome:
- a CDS encoding glycoside hydrolase family 9 protein has product MSQQQHMAMDRRRMLQAMGGLASAAVLGGAMTGTGMAAHDDEYRGVRVNQVGYPLEGVKRAIITSQAMNVDGVSTFSLVDADSGETVYEGDLMDETLGEGESADNPWDGTDAVSDEFGTDHSIKYATFTEFDEPGEYQVVVGDEESYSFEIADASDLYAPVLRDVGRLYTLKRSSTRIEDPYTGLEMGPGHEQDEEAIIAEPIGDWLEDYEAGDTISITNGWYDAGDYGKYVNPTGVTVAQLMLAYERNPESFHAGQFHIDHLVDDPELGEMPDILVECKQGLHFLTQMQRPNGSLFYKLAGNESFPDMDVAPEDDDMDRYVFGTSSAGTAHACAVFAMAARIYEDHDPDFAQSMLEHAEDAWAWLEANPDLVWEESEDQDEGSGPYARDEYDEPDRFWAAAELLRTTGDDSYDQWIQDTDLGYDGFEGPVDDLPSDVEAPIDWNNPVGLGHYAYFWADGDLAGTSHEDTETAAAGLNGAYWATQRYLDDPDADEFDAWTTGVYDLYWGWSKSGLSRALQGLWAVEMHEEIGNEWIGDEPEAAVITEPLHHVLGRSPTGYSFVTGHGERSTQNPHDRIVQSQEMDEPIPGMLVGGPHLSDGVDEDGTFEHLGVDSTDAFDQGPLLAYADIHDSYATNEWAINYTAPLFMLLAEVVGTIDETPEPDPVESGDSIQVGEYSTEDTTSDGLHNDFTGDGETTHDDVTAFFENLEDENIQNNPEAFDFAGDGEVGFADIVEMLNRI; this is encoded by the coding sequence ATGAGTCAGCAACAACATATGGCGATGGATCGACGGCGAATGCTACAAGCGATGGGCGGACTCGCATCCGCTGCGGTCCTTGGCGGGGCGATGACCGGAACTGGGATGGCGGCTCACGACGATGAGTATCGTGGCGTGCGCGTCAATCAAGTCGGCTATCCACTCGAGGGAGTCAAACGAGCGATTATCACGTCCCAGGCGATGAATGTCGACGGCGTCTCGACGTTTTCGCTTGTCGATGCCGACAGCGGCGAGACGGTCTACGAGGGGGACCTCATGGACGAAACCCTTGGTGAGGGTGAGAGTGCGGACAACCCCTGGGACGGGACCGATGCAGTGAGTGACGAGTTCGGAACTGACCACAGCATCAAATACGCAACCTTCACCGAGTTCGACGAGCCCGGTGAGTACCAGGTCGTCGTCGGTGACGAGGAGTCCTATTCGTTCGAAATCGCCGACGCGAGCGATCTGTACGCGCCAGTGCTTCGGGACGTTGGCCGACTCTATACGCTCAAACGCTCGAGCACCCGTATCGAGGATCCCTACACCGGCCTCGAGATGGGGCCCGGCCACGAACAGGACGAAGAGGCTATCATCGCCGAACCGATCGGCGACTGGCTCGAGGACTACGAGGCTGGCGACACGATCAGCATTACCAACGGCTGGTACGACGCAGGCGACTACGGCAAGTACGTCAACCCGACGGGAGTCACCGTTGCGCAACTCATGCTCGCCTACGAGCGCAACCCCGAGTCGTTCCACGCCGGCCAGTTCCATATCGACCACCTTGTGGACGATCCAGAACTCGGCGAGATGCCGGACATTCTCGTTGAATGCAAGCAGGGACTGCACTTTTTGACGCAGATGCAGCGGCCAAACGGGTCGCTGTTCTACAAACTCGCGGGCAACGAGAGCTTCCCGGACATGGACGTCGCACCTGAAGACGACGATATGGATCGGTACGTCTTCGGCACCTCTTCGGCCGGCACGGCCCACGCCTGTGCGGTCTTTGCGATGGCCGCTCGCATCTACGAGGACCACGACCCTGACTTTGCCCAATCGATGCTCGAACACGCCGAGGACGCCTGGGCCTGGCTCGAGGCCAATCCAGATCTCGTCTGGGAGGAATCAGAGGACCAAGACGAGGGCTCGGGACCGTACGCTCGCGACGAGTATGACGAACCGGATCGCTTCTGGGCGGCCGCAGAACTGTTGCGGACGACTGGCGACGACAGCTACGATCAGTGGATTCAGGACACTGACCTCGGCTATGACGGCTTTGAGGGACCGGTCGACGATCTGCCCTCGGACGTGGAAGCGCCGATCGACTGGAACAATCCGGTTGGACTCGGCCACTACGCGTACTTCTGGGCGGATGGCGACCTTGCCGGCACCAGCCACGAAGATACAGAGACAGCTGCAGCGGGACTCAACGGCGCGTACTGGGCGACACAGCGGTATCTTGATGACCCAGACGCCGATGAGTTCGATGCGTGGACAACCGGCGTCTACGACCTCTACTGGGGCTGGAGTAAATCCGGGCTCTCGAGGGCGCTTCAGGGCCTCTGGGCAGTCGAAATGCACGAAGAGATCGGCAACGAGTGGATCGGAGACGAGCCGGAAGCCGCCGTGATCACGGAGCCACTCCATCACGTCCTCGGGCGCAGTCCAACAGGCTATTCGTTCGTCACCGGCCACGGCGAGCGCTCGACACAGAACCCACACGACCGCATCGTTCAGAGCCAGGAGATGGACGAGCCGATTCCGGGCATGCTCGTCGGCGGCCCACACCTCAGCGACGGCGTCGATGAAGACGGCACGTTCGAGCATCTCGGTGTGGACTCGACGGATGCGTTCGATCAGGGGCCGCTGCTGGCCTACGCCGACATTCACGACTCTTACGCGACCAACGAGTGGGCAATCAACTACACGGCACCGCTGTTCATGCTGCTTGCGGAAGTCGTCGGCACCATTGACGAAACGCCCGAACCCGACCCAGTCGAATCAGGTGACAGCATTCAGGTTGGTGAGTACAGCACCGAAGACACCACGAGCGACGGTCTGCACAACGACTTCACTGGTGATGGTGAAACCACCCACGACGACGTGACCGCCTTCTTCGAGAATCTCGAGGACGAAAACATCCAGAACAATCCAGAGGCGTTCGACTTCGCCGGGGACGGCGAGGTCGGGTTCGCGGATATCGTGGAGATGCTCAACCGAATCTAA
- a CDS encoding transcription initiation factor IIB family protein, with protein sequence MTDSTIRTRSDERQHTDQEQESAEQEREQCPECGGRVVSDAEHAETVCTDCGLVVDEGEIDRGPEWRAFDAAEKDEKSRVGAPTTNMMHDQGLSTNIGWQDKDAYGRSLSSRQRQKMQRLRTWNERFRTRDSKERNLKQALGEIDRMASALGLPENVRETASVIYRRALEEDLLPGRSIEGVATASLYASARQAGTPRSLDEITAVSRVEKDEIARTYRYVIRELGLEVQPADPESYVPRFASDLDLPDETERRARQLLKTAKDEGIHSGKSPVGLAAAAVYAAALLTNEKVTQNDVSEVASISEVTIRNRYHELLEAEEAAPV encoded by the coding sequence ATGACTGACTCCACAATCCGAACCCGTAGCGACGAGCGCCAGCACACCGACCAGGAGCAGGAGTCTGCCGAGCAGGAACGAGAACAGTGTCCCGAGTGTGGCGGTCGTGTCGTTTCGGACGCCGAGCACGCCGAAACAGTCTGTACGGACTGTGGGCTCGTCGTCGACGAGGGCGAAATCGACCGCGGCCCAGAGTGGCGCGCCTTCGATGCCGCCGAAAAGGACGAAAAGTCCCGCGTCGGCGCGCCGACGACGAACATGATGCACGACCAGGGCCTGTCGACGAACATCGGCTGGCAGGACAAAGACGCCTACGGCCGCTCGCTCTCGAGTCGCCAGCGCCAGAAGATGCAGCGGCTTCGCACCTGGAACGAGCGCTTCCGTACGCGTGACAGCAAAGAGCGTAACCTGAAACAGGCACTCGGCGAAATCGACCGCATGGCGAGTGCGCTTGGCCTGCCGGAAAACGTCCGCGAAACTGCAAGCGTGATCTACCGACGTGCACTCGAGGAGGACCTGCTCCCGGGTCGCTCGATTGAGGGCGTCGCGACGGCCTCGCTGTACGCCTCTGCACGGCAGGCTGGGACCCCGCGCAGCCTCGACGAGATCACGGCCGTGAGCCGCGTCGAGAAAGACGAAATTGCTCGGACGTACCGCTACGTCATCCGGGAACTCGGCCTCGAGGTCCAGCCAGCCGATCCGGAGAGCTACGTGCCGCGCTTTGCAAGCGATCTGGATCTTCCTGACGAGACCGAACGCCGCGCCCGCCAGTTGCTCAAGACGGCCAAAGACGAGGGCATCCACAGCGGTAAGTCGCCGGTCGGCCTCGCGGCTGCTGCTGTCTACGCTGCCGCGTTACTCACCAACGAGAAGGTCACCCAGAACGATGTCAGCGAGGTTGCGAGTATCTCCGAAGTGACAATCCGAAATCGGTATCACGAACTGCTCGAGGCTGAAGAGGCCGCGCCGGTCTGA
- a CDS encoding alpha/beta fold hydrolase: MTIAPTPEELPDVSTSSGDVTAEVRTVNGIRLHTVVAGDPTDPLVVFLHGFPECWIAWHQQIAPLVEAGFRVLVPDQRGYNRSEKPRGVRAYRQQQLAADIVGLIKSEGAGSAHVVGHDWGGMVAWDLALRYPEYVNRLTIANAPHPVAFRQHLLSNPAQMRRSWYAYCMQVPWLPERLCRSNDFRLLERALCDTAAPGTFTDADLERYRRAWGVTGVLSGMINWYRASARYPPNPPREQVDAPTLVIWGTDDVALGTELALDSYEYCPRDQRRLELLEGTSHWVQHEHPERMTELVLEHATAG, encoded by the coding sequence ATGACAATTGCGCCGACACCCGAGGAACTTCCCGACGTGAGTACGTCGAGCGGTGATGTAACAGCCGAGGTTCGAACAGTCAACGGGATTCGGCTGCATACGGTCGTCGCGGGCGACCCGACCGATCCGCTCGTCGTCTTCTTGCATGGGTTTCCGGAGTGTTGGATCGCGTGGCACCAACAGATTGCGCCGCTCGTCGAGGCGGGGTTTCGGGTGCTCGTGCCCGATCAGCGCGGGTATAACCGCAGCGAGAAGCCACGCGGCGTTCGCGCGTACCGCCAGCAGCAACTTGCCGCCGATATCGTGGGGCTAATCAAGTCAGAGGGCGCTGGGAGCGCCCATGTCGTCGGCCACGACTGGGGCGGCATGGTCGCCTGGGACCTTGCACTTCGGTATCCCGAGTACGTCAACCGACTGACGATAGCGAACGCGCCCCATCCTGTCGCGTTTCGCCAGCACCTGCTCTCGAATCCCGCCCAGATGCGCCGCAGTTGGTACGCCTACTGCATGCAAGTCCCCTGGCTGCCGGAACGGCTGTGTCGGTCCAACGACTTTCGACTCCTCGAGCGCGCGCTCTGTGACACCGCTGCACCAGGGACGTTCACCGATGCCGACCTCGAGCGGTATCGTCGCGCCTGGGGCGTCACCGGTGTGCTCTCGGGAATGATAAACTGGTATCGTGCGAGCGCCAGATACCCGCCGAACCCGCCACGCGAACAGGTTGACGCGCCAACACTCGTCATCTGGGGCACCGATGACGTTGCTCTTGGCACCGAACTCGCACTCGATAGCTACGAGTACTGCCCTCGAGACCAGCGTCGCCTCGAGTTACTCGAGGGCACGAGCCACTGGGTTCAACATGAACACCCCGAGCGCATGACTGAGTTAGTGCTCGAGCATGCAACCGCTGGCTGA
- a CDS encoding helix-turn-helix domain-containing protein produces MAQATLILTMPEQLWIQQLSTAHPETTFRVQAAVPGAETGFALVRIAGSDVTAVLEAMREHDQLTELTIAQRSEREATVHFETTAPLLLFSSQESGIPIELPIEIADGEATVEVTGSRERLAELAEQLEFFGLSYRIDSVSERLHQSQLLSERQLEIVVTAVDQGYYDTPRRCSLTDLAEHLGIAKSTCSETLHRAEEAIVKRFVEDLPGLDGAESLAEQLAAN; encoded by the coding sequence ATGGCTCAGGCAACACTGATACTGACGATGCCCGAGCAGCTCTGGATTCAGCAGCTCTCAACGGCACACCCGGAAACGACGTTTCGCGTACAGGCAGCAGTCCCTGGAGCGGAGACGGGATTTGCACTCGTTCGAATCGCCGGCTCAGACGTGACTGCTGTTCTCGAGGCAATGCGTGAACACGACCAGCTTACCGAGTTGACAATCGCCCAGCGAAGTGAACGCGAGGCGACGGTTCACTTCGAGACGACGGCCCCGCTGTTGCTGTTTTCCTCACAGGAATCAGGAATTCCGATCGAACTCCCGATCGAAATCGCCGACGGCGAGGCCACAGTGGAGGTTACCGGCTCGAGAGAGCGCCTCGCTGAACTCGCCGAACAACTCGAGTTCTTTGGGCTCTCCTATCGGATCGATAGCGTCAGTGAGCGACTGCACCAGAGCCAGTTACTCTCCGAACGCCAACTCGAGATCGTCGTGACGGCTGTCGATCAGGGCTACTACGACACGCCGCGGCGGTGTTCGCTGACGGACCTTGCAGAGCACCTCGGGATTGCAAAGTCGACGTGCAGCGAGACGCTCCATCGTGCTGAAGAGGCGATTGTCAAACGGTTTGTCGAGGATTTGCCGGGACTGGACGGGGCAGAGTCACTCGCTGAACAGCTTGCAGCAAACTGA
- a CDS encoding 4Fe-4S ferredoxin N-terminal domain-containing protein, whose product MSTDDESFHPLGSEWEDELETMLDDTEYDTDLGMQMAQDAFRVTKGELSEADFHEKYHDDVMEEFGEDERPTKEAYETAQEEAKGTVGRMLSKFDGDGEDSRRGAMKKMGAGAAAVGLGAWGTVDDGPSQPEPSVAAAQEEGDDDANDLQWGMTIDLERCDGCLTCVEACTQENDLDQGVNWMYVLAFEDELSSGGSPAPDVRGGIDGFDMLVRPCQHCTDAPCEKVCPTTARHTRDKDGLVLTDYDVCIGCRYCQVACPYGVNYFQWNEPDVSTDEIADHMGVEPGEEGDHMTDDRGRWVDARAPRGVMSKCTMCPTRQDGLMGDEQVGTTACEEACPPDAIQFGNVNDERSDAYQHRENPNKSRSIIDAHHNMPSPDDIDEELDGDTDLEDALEALEIESDVVAIMKAIEITTDDLGPSDEENTTLLEQEQEILEAVETLEEYVDLEDEDALDELRLGDGEESDAEDRLRNFAGNPSSMFKLLEEYGTNPNIAYIGKEPGPNAEQVEGPVSYDGWDSLTDNRKEVLDEDTVDGGLFS is encoded by the coding sequence ATGAGTACGGACGATGAATCATTCCACCCACTCGGAAGCGAGTGGGAAGACGAACTCGAGACGATGCTCGACGATACCGAGTACGATACGGACCTCGGTATGCAAATGGCCCAAGACGCATTCCGCGTCACGAAGGGCGAACTCTCTGAAGCCGACTTCCACGAGAAATATCACGACGATGTGATGGAGGAGTTCGGCGAGGACGAACGACCAACCAAGGAAGCGTACGAAACCGCCCAGGAAGAAGCGAAAGGGACGGTTGGTCGAATGCTCTCGAAATTCGATGGTGATGGCGAGGACAGTCGCCGCGGTGCCATGAAGAAGATGGGAGCCGGTGCGGCTGCTGTTGGTCTCGGTGCATGGGGAACCGTCGATGACGGTCCAAGCCAGCCCGAACCAAGCGTTGCTGCAGCACAGGAAGAAGGCGACGACGATGCAAATGATCTCCAGTGGGGGATGACAATCGACCTCGAGCGATGTGACGGTTGTCTAACCTGTGTTGAGGCCTGTACGCAGGAGAACGACCTCGATCAGGGTGTCAACTGGATGTACGTCCTCGCGTTCGAAGACGAACTTAGCTCTGGTGGCTCACCAGCGCCCGACGTTCGTGGCGGTATTGACGGGTTTGATATGCTCGTTCGCCCGTGTCAGCACTGTACTGATGCGCCGTGTGAGAAGGTGTGCCCGACGACGGCACGTCACACCCGGGACAAGGACGGCCTCGTCCTTACGGACTACGACGTGTGTATTGGCTGCCGATACTGTCAGGTTGCTTGTCCCTACGGTGTCAACTACTTCCAGTGGAACGAACCAGACGTTTCGACGGACGAAATCGCTGATCACATGGGTGTCGAACCCGGCGAGGAAGGCGACCATATGACCGACGACCGTGGTCGATGGGTCGACGCTCGAGCCCCACGGGGCGTCATGAGCAAGTGTACGATGTGTCCAACTCGTCAGGATGGCCTCATGGGCGACGAACAGGTCGGTACCACGGCTTGTGAGGAAGCTTGCCCACCGGATGCAATCCAGTTCGGAAACGTCAATGACGAGCGAAGCGATGCCTACCAGCACCGTGAGAACCCGAACAAGAGTCGCTCGATTATTGACGCCCACCACAACATGCCGTCACCCGACGACATCGATGAGGAACTCGACGGCGACACCGATCTCGAGGACGCACTCGAGGCGCTCGAAATCGAGTCCGATGTGGTCGCGATCATGAAAGCGATCGAGATCACGACGGATGATCTCGGCCCCAGCGACGAGGAGAACACGACGCTCCTCGAGCAGGAACAAGAGATTCTTGAAGCCGTTGAAACGCTCGAGGAGTACGTTGATCTCGAGGACGAAGATGCACTGGACGAACTTCGGCTTGGCGATGGTGAAGAAAGCGACGCCGAAGACCGCCTTCGCAACTTCGCCGGTAACCCTAGCTCGATGTTCAAACTTCTCGAGGAGTATGGGACGAACCCGAACATCGCGTACATTGGGAAAGAACCCGGACCGAACGCTGAGCAGGTTGAAGGACCAGTCTCGTACGATGGCTGGGACAGTTTGACCGACAACCGGAAGGAAGTCCTTGACGAGGATACTGTTGACGGAGGACTGTTCTCATGA
- the nrfD gene encoding NrfD/PsrC family molybdoenzyme membrane anchor subunit yields the protein MSTKTPDESDILRPIGIDAISKPYLALFGAASVAFGIFLIGWMYQLWVGMSVTGLSDWGSGGGVTWGLYIGAFIWWVGIAHGGIILSAAVRLLGMDRYMPVARLAEMLTLAGLSAAGFYIIVHMGRPDRMVTSVIGHYHITVNNSPLVWDVTVITAYFVLTATYLGLTLRYDITRLRDDLPDIFEPMYKMMTLGYSEKEDEVIERMVWWLALAIIIMAPLLLHGGVIPWLFALLPTYPGWFGAIQGPQFLTIALTSAISGVILVSYAFRRAYDWDHIITDDVFRGLLLWLGFFCLLFLWLQLQQLASGSFSPTVDHEAATASKFSHPAYIVPMMMVLGVLAYIFATTIRPSLFTKARAIGAAVLVLIATLVEKTYFVVAGLWYPAFSIYDATPGEYMPSLIEMSSVLGTIGMVTLFFLVISKLVPVVELHAIEHLRGDHGHGHDDDSTESATEQEVKA from the coding sequence ATGAGCACGAAGACACCGGATGAATCGGACATTCTGCGACCGATCGGGATCGACGCGATCTCGAAACCGTATCTGGCACTGTTCGGTGCTGCATCGGTCGCGTTCGGTATCTTCCTGATCGGCTGGATGTACCAGCTCTGGGTTGGGATGAGCGTTACCGGGCTTTCTGACTGGGGTTCCGGCGGCGGTGTCACCTGGGGTCTCTATATCGGCGCGTTCATCTGGTGGGTCGGGATCGCCCACGGCGGGATTATCCTGTCCGCTGCGGTCCGACTGCTTGGCATGGATCGGTACATGCCAGTTGCCCGCCTTGCAGAGATGTTGACGCTTGCAGGCCTCTCGGCCGCTGGCTTCTACATTATTGTCCACATGGGCCGTCCGGACCGGATGGTCACGAGCGTTATTGGTCACTACCACATCACGGTGAACAACTCGCCACTGGTGTGGGACGTGACGGTCATTACGGCGTACTTCGTCCTCACGGCGACGTACCTCGGACTCACGCTCCGATACGACATCACGCGACTGCGTGATGACCTTCCGGATATCTTCGAGCCGATGTACAAGATGATGACCCTCGGTTACTCCGAGAAAGAAGACGAGGTCATTGAGCGGATGGTCTGGTGGCTCGCGCTGGCGATCATCATCATGGCTCCGCTCTTGCTCCACGGCGGTGTGATTCCGTGGCTGTTCGCCCTGCTGCCGACCTACCCCGGCTGGTTCGGCGCAATTCAGGGGCCACAGTTCCTGACAATTGCACTTACCTCGGCAATCAGTGGCGTCATTCTGGTCTCTTACGCCTTCCGACGCGCGTACGACTGGGACCACATCATTACGGATGATGTCTTCCGCGGCCTGCTCCTGTGGCTCGGATTCTTCTGCCTGTTGTTCCTGTGGCTTCAGCTGCAGCAGCTTGCGTCCGGGAGCTTCTCGCCAACTGTCGACCACGAAGCCGCAACGGCTTCGAAGTTCTCGCACCCAGCGTACATCGTGCCGATGATGATGGTTCTGGGCGTCCTCGCGTACATCTTCGCGACGACGATCCGTCCATCGCTGTTCACCAAAGCACGCGCCATCGGTGCGGCCGTGCTGGTGTTGATCGCAACGCTCGTCGAAAAGACGTACTTCGTCGTTGCTGGCCTCTGGTACCCTGCATTCAGTATCTACGACGCCACGCCCGGCGAGTACATGCCGAGCTTGATCGAAATGTCGTCGGTGCTTGGGACGATTGGGATGGTGACGTTGTTCTTCCTCGTCATCTCCAAACTCGTTCCCGTGGTCGAACTCCACGCCATCGAACATCTGCGTGGTGACCACGGACATGGCCACGATGACGACTCAACTGAAAGCGCAACTGAACAGGAGGTGAAAGCATGA